In Hasllibacter sp. MH4015, the following proteins share a genomic window:
- a CDS encoding VOC family protein: MLTLDHIVVTSSALAEGVAETEARLGQSLLPGGEHAAMGTHNRLLSLGPEEYFEVIAVDPEGRDPGQPRWYNLDARGPGTGLTHWAARCPDIDAALAQAPEGAGVPWDLARADLRWKMAVPESGQTPFDGLFPALIEWTGPVHPAPLLQDTGVRLRELRLHSPVADALRAALAPLLDDPRIVMQESETVRLEAVLDTPDGPVTL; encoded by the coding sequence ATGCTGACCCTGGATCATATCGTGGTGACGAGTTCTGCCTTGGCCGAAGGCGTGGCCGAGACCGAAGCGCGCCTTGGCCAGAGCCTGCTTCCCGGTGGGGAACACGCGGCGATGGGCACCCATAATCGCCTGCTGTCGCTGGGGCCGGAGGAATATTTCGAGGTAATCGCGGTCGACCCCGAGGGGCGCGATCCGGGCCAGCCGCGCTGGTACAACCTGGACGCGCGCGGACCCGGCACCGGGCTGACCCATTGGGCGGCGCGGTGCCCCGATATCGACGCGGCGCTGGCGCAGGCGCCGGAAGGGGCTGGCGTGCCATGGGACTTGGCCCGCGCCGATTTGCGCTGGAAAATGGCGGTGCCGGAGAGCGGGCAGACGCCGTTCGACGGGCTGTTCCCGGCATTGATCGAATGGACGGGGCCGGTCCATCCCGCGCCGTTGCTGCAAGATACCGGCGTGCGGTTGCGAGAATTGCGCCTGCATTCCCCCGTGGCGGATGCGCTGCGCGCGGCCCTGGCGCCCCTGTTAGATGACCCGAGGATCGTCATGCAGGAAAGCGAGACCGTGCGGCTTGAGGCGGTGCTGGATACGCCCGACGGCCCGGTCACGCTATGA
- a CDS encoding GNAT family N-acetyltransferase yields MIRRATSEDVPAIRDLWNEVIRETTITFTSTPKSEAEIAAIVEDQPMFVALVDGTCRGFATYGPFRGGDGYAHTKEHAIYLGPAARGQGFGRALMDVLEADAKAEGVHSLIGGISAENAGGLAFHGALGFVEVGHVPEAGRKFGRLIDLVLMQKHL; encoded by the coding sequence ATGATCCGGCGGGCGACATCTGAAGATGTGCCGGCGATCCGCGACCTTTGGAACGAGGTGATCCGCGAGACGACGATCACCTTCACCTCCACGCCGAAATCGGAAGCGGAGATCGCGGCGATCGTGGAGGACCAGCCGATGTTCGTGGCACTCGTGGACGGGACGTGTCGCGGCTTTGCCACCTACGGGCCGTTTCGGGGCGGGGATGGCTATGCCCATACGAAAGAGCACGCGATCTATCTTGGTCCGGCAGCGCGGGGTCAGGGGTTCGGGCGGGCCTTGATGGATGTCCTGGAGGCCGACGCAAAGGCCGAGGGTGTGCATTCCCTGATCGGCGGCATTTCCGCGGAGAATGCGGGCGGTCTGGCGTTTCACGGGGCGCTGGGATTCGTGGAGGTCGGGCACGTGCCGGAGGCGGGGCGCAAATTCGGACGCCTCATCGACCTGGTGTTGATGCAGAAGCATCTGTGA